The following proteins come from a genomic window of Campylobacter sp. RM16189:
- a CDS encoding cupin domain-containing protein: protein MKKFSLAVCFVALSFGALNAHPLIPETDRSVQVYKRDTLVSWNRENAGGGMGPLLGDFAYNRHQTSEQDAFREIGWLTLPKGASIGLHKHIDNEDVYIIISGKGVFTDSNGKQTEVSTGDVTIARPGQSHALANTGEEPLVFINVVAKTQIPDKK, encoded by the coding sequence ATGAAGAAATTTAGTCTTGCAGTTTGCTTTGTCGCGCTATCTTTTGGCGCTTTAAACGCTCACCCGCTCATACCTGAGACCGATAGGAGCGTGCAGGTCTATAAAAGAGACACGCTAGTTTCTTGGAACCGTGAAAATGCAGGCGGAGGCATGGGGCCTTTACTTGGGGATTTTGCGTATAACCGTCATCAGACAAGCGAACAAGACGCTTTTAGAGAGATAGGATGGCTAACCTTACCAAAGGGCGCCTCCATAGGGCTTCATAAACATATCGATAACGAAGATGTCTATATCATCATTTCAGGCAAAGGTGTGTTTACCGACTCTAACGGCAAGCAAACCGAAGTCAGCACAGGTGACGTAACTATCGCTCGTCCCGGACAAAGCCATGCTTTAGCAAACACGGGCGAAGAACCGCTTGTGTTTATAAATGTGGTCGCAAAAACGCAAATTCCGGATAAAAAATAA
- a CDS encoding DUF4857 domain-containing protein, whose amino-acid sequence MRSIFLKEITRLGLFFGFLILVLALFFAWFSFDLSYKFGAIHPESVVWYGYVFFDNEPEFVTFAAISASFVCVALAQFLPQRNRIKCLLHLPVSSFQILIWHYIFAALFFVVIWVVFGAWLVFLASKFYPIVITKEVFINWCYFCLSAAVFYIFTSSVLIDKRSLRAAISSVIFVVVCFAVVFYVKSFVLLLILLLVSILLGFNALISHKETSINLAFLLVIYAGILAIAGFGGYKFYEHKFANKSERYYIFYSPSLKEFVFQENLGGHYFAYRSASGKVFKNETEYKNELAFNYYMDLKQQGKMPVKIGDEVFSEADIRQARMSMTYAPKDGVPIEIPLYPLFNPDPKISAIPFSDDMIYFDKDKFRVFHHDGDEESEFSQILNKEAKNLGVKFPIQAVFGRFTNLKPFDAGVFFKDNSGEFFNIKIYDNNVSFEAVKSLKNFEYLHINESKNSEFMGLAFNEGKIYLFSKEYELKELETTKFDPSAMRLRVSFDPKFLQVRFDDGKDYRAFVFDKDNFKKINEIHLKAP is encoded by the coding sequence TTTTTTGGATTTTTGATTTTGGTTTTGGCTCTGTTTTTTGCTTGGTTTAGCTTTGATCTTAGCTACAAATTCGGAGCTATTCATCCAGAATCAGTCGTCTGGTACGGCTATGTGTTTTTTGATAACGAGCCCGAATTTGTAACATTTGCCGCTATTTCGGCAAGCTTTGTCTGTGTGGCTTTGGCGCAGTTTTTACCGCAACGAAACCGTATAAAATGCCTGCTTCATCTGCCTGTGTCGAGCTTTCAAATTTTGATTTGGCACTATATTTTTGCCGCCTTGTTTTTTGTGGTTATTTGGGTTGTTTTTGGGGCTTGGCTTGTGTTTTTGGCAAGCAAATTTTATCCTATCGTCATCACAAAAGAGGTTTTTATAAACTGGTGCTATTTTTGTTTAAGCGCGGCGGTTTTTTACATATTTACAAGCTCGGTTTTGATCGATAAAAGAAGCCTTAGAGCGGCTATCTCAAGCGTGATTTTTGTAGTAGTTTGCTTTGCGGTTGTGTTTTACGTTAAGAGCTTTGTCTTGCTTCTTATTTTGCTTTTGGTCTCTATCTTGCTTGGATTTAATGCACTCATCTCGCACAAAGAAACTTCGATAAATTTAGCCTTTTTGCTAGTGATTTACGCAGGAATTTTAGCCATAGCGGGATTTGGCGGATATAAATTTTACGAGCATAAATTCGCAAACAAATCCGAAAGGTATTATATATTTTACTCGCCGAGCCTTAAAGAATTTGTATTTCAAGAGAATTTGGGCGGGCATTATTTCGCCTACAGAAGCGCTAGCGGAAAGGTTTTTAAAAACGAAACGGAGTATAAAAACGAGCTTGCCTTTAACTACTATATGGACTTAAAACAGCAAGGCAAAATGCCCGTTAAAATCGGCGATGAGGTATTTAGCGAGGCTGATATAAGGCAGGCTAGGATGTCGATGACTTACGCGCCAAAGGACGGGGTGCCGATTGAAATTCCGCTCTATCCGCTCTTTAACCCCGATCCTAAAATTTCAGCCATACCTTTTAGCGATGATATGATTTATTTTGATAAGGATAAATTTCGCGTTTTTCATCATGACGGTGACGAGGAGAGCGAATTTAGCCAAATTTTAAATAAAGAGGCTAAAAATTTGGGCGTGAAATTTCCGATTCAGGCTGTTTTTGGAAGATTTACTAACCTAAAGCCTTTTGATGCGGGAGTGTTTTTTAAGGATAATTCGGGCGAGTTTTTTAATATCAAAATTTATGATAACAATGTAAGTTTTGAAGCGGTTAAGAGCCTTAAAAATTTTGAGTATCTGCATATAAACGAGAGTAAAAATAGCGAATTTATGGGGCTTGCATTCAATGAAGGCAAGATTTATCTATTTAGCAAAGAGTATGAGTTAAAAGAGCTTGAAACGACCAAATTTGATCCCTCTGCAATGCGTCTTAGGGTAAGCTTTGATCCGAAATTTTTACAAGTGAGATTTGATGACGGCAAAGATTACCGTGCGTTTGTTTTTGATAAGGATAACTTTAAGAAAATTAATGAAATTCATCTTAAAGCGCCTTAA
- the hisF gene encoding imidazole glycerol phosphate synthase subunit HisF: MNKFAKRIIPCLDVKDGRVVKGVNFVGLVDAGDPVEIAKRYNEEGADELTFLDITATHLGRDTIVDVVEKVARELFIPLTVGGGIKTLDDISRLLNVGCDKISLNSAAIHNPNLIDEAAKKFGSQCVVVAIDAKSFDEDYHVFINGGRIDTGKDALAWAKEAKDRGAGEILLTTMDKDGTKSGYDLRITKLFSELGIPVIASGGAGNMQHFKEAFLAGADACLAASIFHFREVEIKKLKEYLRENGIEVRL; encoded by the coding sequence GTGAATAAATTTGCCAAACGCATAATCCCATGCCTTGATGTTAAAGACGGTCGTGTCGTAAAGGGCGTAAATTTCGTAGGTCTTGTAGATGCCGGAGATCCTGTGGAGATAGCCAAAAGATACAACGAAGAGGGTGCCGATGAGCTAACATTTCTTGATATCACGGCGACCCACTTGGGGCGAGACACCATCGTGGACGTAGTAGAAAAAGTGGCTCGCGAGCTTTTTATCCCGCTAACGGTGGGCGGAGGTATCAAGACTCTTGATGATATTTCACGGCTTTTAAACGTGGGCTGCGATAAGATAAGTCTAAACTCCGCAGCCATCCATAATCCGAATTTGATAGACGAAGCTGCGAAGAAATTCGGCTCTCAATGCGTTGTAGTCGCCATTGACGCGAAGAGTTTTGATGAAGATTATCATGTCTTTATAAACGGTGGCAGGATAGATACGGGCAAGGACGCTCTTGCTTGGGCGAAAGAGGCTAAAGATCGTGGCGCAGGTGAAATTTTACTGACCACGATGGATAAAGACGGCACTAAAAGCGGTTATGATTTGCGTATTACTAAGCTTTTTAGCGAGCTTGGTATACCTGTAATAGCAAGTGGCGGAGCGGGCAATATGCAGCATTTTAAAGAGGCATTTTTGGCAGGCGCCGATGCTTGTTTAGCCGCTTCGATTTTTCACTTTAGAGAAGTTGAAATAAAAAAACTTAAAGAGTATTTGCGTGAAAACGGGATTGAAGTTAGGTTGTGA
- a CDS encoding purine-nucleoside phosphorylase, producing MIISAGQNEIFDFALPMGVGLVDMSINLTKFLCENQRNLPDEILFVGSAGIYKDGKIFGIYESTVGANIEISSLEDKSYTPCKKEISSIQICDKNLNTKVSHETIRVNSSNFITTDENLAYRLAELGYALENMEFFAVLKVATKFKIPARGIFVATNFCNQNAHQDFVKNHQKAKEILINSLKERNLI from the coding sequence ATGATAATCTCTGCCGGTCAAAATGAAATTTTTGATTTTGCTTTGCCTATGGGAGTAGGACTTGTCGATATGAGCATAAATTTGACGAAATTTTTATGTGAAAATCAGCGAAATTTGCCTGATGAGATTTTATTTGTAGGTTCGGCAGGCATTTATAAAGATGGAAAAATTTTTGGAATTTATGAGAGTACGGTTGGTGCAAACATCGAAATTTCAAGCTTGGAAGACAAAAGCTATACTCCATGCAAGAAAGAAATTTCATCAATACAAATTTGTGACAAAAATTTAAATACCAAAGTTTCACATGAAACTATCCGAGTAAATTCTTCAAACTTTATCACAACTGATGAAAATTTGGCATATAGACTTGCTGAGCTTGGCTATGCTTTGGAAAATATGGAATTTTTTGCAGTTTTAAAAGTTGCAACAAAATTTAAAATTCCCGCCAGAGGTATATTCGTCGCAACAAATTTTTGCAACCAAAATGCACACCAGGATTTTGTAAAAAATCACCAAAAAGCCAAAGAGATACTTATAAATTCACTTAAAGAGAGAAATTTGATATGA